One stretch of Dissulfurimicrobium hydrothermale DNA includes these proteins:
- a CDS encoding type I restriction-modification system subunit M, which yields MENGQLTWITNFIWGIANDVLRDLYVRGKYRDVILPMTVLRRLDAVLEPTKQAVLDMKASLDKSGIVHQEAALRQAAGQAFYNTSPFTLRDLKARASRQQLEADFRAYLDGFSPNVQEIIDNFEFRNQIPRLAKADALGTLIEKFLDPSINLSPYPVRGSDGTVRLPGLDNHAMGTIFEELVRRFNEENNEEAGEHWTPRDAVRLMARLIFEPIANQIESGTYLLYDGACGTGGMLTVAEETLLQLAKERGKQVSVHLFGQEINAETYAICKADLLLKGEGDAADNIVGGPEHSTLSNDAFPGRTFDFMLSNPPYGKSWKSDLERMGGKAGIRDPRFVVQHRPACRAEHGAGRGEELSLVTRVSDGQMLFLVNMLSKMKHDTPLGSRIAEVHNGSSLFTGDAGQGESNIRRWIIENDWLEAIVALPLNMFYNTGIATYVWVLTNRKPEHRKGRVQLIDATQWYKPLRKNLGKKNCELSEEDIRRIVDTFLKFEETDLPAAQADSAAQAGQSKIFPNAAFGYWKVTVERPLRLKGIAPERAYTPKEIKALRETAERAEDAPPVIKKIHKPGTAPDPLRGLFEVTIHGKPRVVEYEPDTELRDTEQIPFLECPACHQPGYLPSLEDQRTAIETFLRRKVLPYAADLPAPCSPRQAGAWYDPASVRIGYEISFNRYFYKPKALRSLKEIRADLLAVEQEAEGLLVEILGGTKHE from the coding sequence ATGGAAAACGGCCAATTGACTTGGATCACCAATTTCATCTGGGGCATCGCCAACGATGTGCTGCGCGACCTCTACGTGCGCGGCAAGTACCGTGACGTCATTCTCCCGATGACGGTGCTGCGGCGTCTCGATGCGGTGCTGGAGCCCACCAAGCAGGCGGTGCTCGACATGAAGGCATCGCTCGACAAGTCAGGGATCGTGCACCAGGAAGCTGCCCTGCGACAGGCCGCCGGTCAAGCCTTCTATAACACCTCCCCCTTCACGCTACGCGACCTCAAGGCGCGTGCCAGCCGCCAGCAACTGGAGGCGGATTTTCGCGCCTACCTGGATGGCTTCTCGCCCAACGTGCAGGAGATCATCGACAACTTCGAGTTCCGCAACCAAATCCCCCGCCTGGCCAAAGCCGACGCCCTGGGCACGCTCATCGAGAAGTTCCTCGACCCGTCCATCAACCTAAGTCCCTACCCTGTGCGGGGCAGCGACGGCACCGTCCGGCTACCCGGCCTCGACAATCATGCCATGGGCACCATCTTCGAGGAGCTGGTGCGCCGCTTCAACGAAGAGAACAACGAGGAGGCCGGCGAACACTGGACCCCACGGGACGCCGTGAGGCTGATGGCCCGCCTGATCTTTGAGCCAATCGCCAACCAGATCGAATCCGGCACCTACCTGCTCTACGACGGCGCCTGCGGCACCGGCGGGATGCTCACGGTGGCCGAGGAAACCCTGTTGCAACTGGCGAAAGAGCGTGGCAAACAGGTCTCGGTGCATCTTTTCGGCCAGGAGATCAACGCCGAGACCTACGCCATCTGCAAAGCCGACCTTTTGCTCAAGGGCGAGGGCGATGCTGCTGACAACATCGTCGGCGGACCGGAGCATTCGACCCTCTCCAACGACGCCTTCCCCGGCCGCACCTTCGACTTCATGCTCTCCAATCCGCCCTACGGGAAGAGTTGGAAGAGCGACCTGGAACGCATGGGCGGCAAGGCTGGCATCAGGGACCCGCGCTTTGTCGTGCAGCACCGGCCTGCCTGCCGCGCAGAGCACGGCGCAGGCAGGGGCGAGGAGCTCTCGCTCGTCACCCGCGTGAGCGACGGCCAGATGCTGTTCCTGGTGAACATGCTCTCCAAGATGAAGCACGACACCCCGCTCGGCAGTCGCATCGCCGAGGTGCACAACGGCTCGTCGCTGTTTACGGGGGACGCCGGCCAGGGCGAGAGCAACATCCGCCGCTGGATCATCGAGAACGACTGGCTCGAGGCGATCGTCGCCCTGCCGCTCAACATGTTCTACAACACCGGTATCGCCACCTACGTCTGGGTGCTCACGAACCGCAAGCCCGAGCACCGCAAAGGCCGCGTGCAGCTCATCGACGCCACGCAGTGGTACAAGCCCCTGCGCAAAAACCTGGGCAAGAAGAACTGCGAGCTGTCCGAAGAGGACATCCGCCGCATTGTTGATACCTTCCTCAAATTCGAGGAGACCGACCTGCCTGCCGCGCAAGCCGATAGCGCAGCGCAGGCAGGGCAGTCCAAGATCTTTCCCAACGCGGCCTTTGGTTACTGGAAGGTGACGGTGGAGCGCCCCCTGCGCCTGAAAGGCATCGCCCCCGAGCGCGCCTACACCCCCAAGGAGATCAAGGCGCTTCGGGAAACGGCCGAGCGCGCCGAAGATGCGCCGCCGGTGATCAAGAAAATCCACAAACCTGGCACCGCGCCCGATCCGCTGCGCGGCCTGTTCGAGGTTACCATTCACGGCAAGCCGCGCGTGGTGGAGTACGAGCCGGACACCGAACTGCGCGATACCGAGCAGATCCCCTTCCTCGAATGCCCGGCCTGCCATCAACCGGGCTACTTGCCGAGCCTGGAAGACCAGCGCACGGCCATCGAGACCTTCCTGCGCCGCAAGGTCCTGCCCTATGCGGCGGACCTGCCTGCGCCGTGCTCGCCGCGGCAGGCAGGTGCCTGGTACGACCCAGCGAGCGTCAGGATCGGCTACGAGATCAGCTTCAACCGCTACTTTTACAAGCCAAAGGCCCTGCGGTCTCTGAAAGAAATCCGCGCGGATCTTCTGGCGGTGGAGCAGGAGGCGGAAGGGTTGTTGGTGGAGATTTTGGGGGGAACGAAACATGAATAA